Below is a window of Malania oleifera isolate guangnan ecotype guangnan chromosome 1, ASM2987363v1, whole genome shotgun sequence DNA.
GTTTTATTGAATCAAATATGAATTAACCTAAAAATAAATTCCTAACTCATTTACAAAAATGAATGTCCAACATTAAActcacaaaaataaataataaataaatgcatTCATATAAtacattataaattttaaaaattcattaaatttaaattaaaaatataaattttaagttTGCATTAAACTAAGGATGAGGATGAGTAGTCAATTATTTTGGTAACATTGGTTGCCTAAAGATGAAGAATAtccatatccatatatatatatatatatatatatatatatatatatatatatgtatattatgtagGGCATAGTAGGGTCCCTTAGTTGCTTGTTTTGTTATGCATTGTGGGTGGGGGGTGCCCCATTGCTTTGTCCCTTTATGCCTAATCACATCTTCCCACTTCCCTCctagattttcttttcttttttgacaaAATATTTGTCACGAGAATATCATAAAAGTctaaatttattattgtgattCGATTCCCATCAATAAGCACTCGTTTCAGATACCAATTGCTATGACAAGTAACTAGAACTTGAAACCACTTGTTGATGTTCGTGGATGCGCAACGGAAGCATACTCTCAAATCAAACAAACAACTAATGCAAATACTCAATAATGAACTATACGAACCTAACAATCATTCAACAATGATAAAcaatgaaagcaataatcaaaaTATAAGAAATTTACATGATTCGACAATTTgtctacatccacaggagcaacaACTTTTTTTTCATAATCAATGAAGAAGCTTATAAGCTTTTGAAGCTTAATCTATTTTAAGGTtacataataatatttatataacaatctaatgcGTGCAGAAGACTTATAGCTGATTTAAAACACTTTTGTAGCAATTTCTCTAAGGAAATACCTTCGATTAGTCCAATCTACTGATCTCGTATTCAAAAATCTATAACCTGCGCCgactgaaactgtcgacggtttggagtAGAATGAAACACCTTGCAACTACtgtctaaaaccgtcgacggtttgccctcCATGGCTGCACCTTACTTCTCTCCCTTTGTCCCTCGCGTCACGATACTTCCTCCGATACATGCGTTTCATTCAAAATATAAGTCACATCCCCAACATGTATTAAAAGGATATAAATCTTATCTTACATTTTGtaaaatgataatattttttttgaagagAATAAGTGTCTCAAATATCAAATGTTAGGACAAGtttgtaatatttttaaatcataaataaGGTTTGTGGAGTTTTTGAAATCTCTTAAAAGATTtctgtctttttgccaaacttcAAGAAAtgccactttattttatttttttaaaaaataaatattgaaaaataaaaacataaaaaacaaaaaaaaaatttaattatttttcttaggAAAGGGGTTGCTTTCAACACCTAATGCTTCCAAAGGTTTACATAACCACCTCATGTTTCCATGATTAGAGCTCTTGATTAGGACAAAAGAAAAGTAATGTGTACCTTATACCCTTTTGTCTTTACATATCAAATCTATCTGTTAACCTAATAACTAATATCCATCTATCCATCTGTTGCCATTTTTCACCATGCATATTAAAATGGCATGGGTCCATGGATCTGCAAATTCATCAACTGGTTCAATCCTCTctgttatttttatattttaatgcaTACCCTAGATTATACCTACTGTCATCTCagtgagcatttttttttttttaatattgtgaGTCATTAAGCCCTCGTGCAATCATCATTTTTTAAATACCATGTTGCAGTTACGTCGTACGACCTGTTGTGGCAGAGTCTTTGATGCTCTGATTTTTTTGATCTATGAAATCTTCCGAAGCATTGAGCGGTCGAGATTAGCctttcattttttcaaaaatcacaGCCCAGTGACGGTAGCTGATAGGGCCTCCATTGCCGGATTTATAGAGGGCCGCCCCACCCCAGCAGTCAAATTGAACGCTTAACCCCAAGTACcaagctctccctctctctctctctctctctgagatgTCCACCGGCGGGAGGAAGTTCCGCCTGAGCAATGTCAGCGTCAGCTTAGGCTGCCGCTGCCGGAGGTCGAAACTCTCCGACATATTTCAACCAAAGCCGAAATCCAAAAACCCTAGTCTCCAAAACCCCCATCTCTACCGTTCTTCCTCCAGCTCCTGGTACAAGAGCAGTCTCTCCACCGACGACGAGGACGACACCACCCCAGCCGACGGCGACGGGGGCGGCGGCGGCGCCGCGCGCTCTCTGAAATCCGATTCCTGGTCGCAGTGTTCGGACGCCGAGCCCTATGGGAAGGCGGGGTCCAGGGCCGTGAAGGGCTTCGGCAGGGTCGGCGGCGAGAGCCTGGCCGTCGAGAAGGAATCCGACGACCCCTACCTGGATTTCCGGCAGTCGATGCTGCAGATGATTCTGGAGAAGGAAATCTACTCGAAGGAGGATCTGCGGGAGCTTCTGAATTGCTTCTTGCAGCTGAACTCTCCGTACTACCATGGAATCATCGTTCGAGCTTTCACGGAGATCTGGAATGGGGTGTTCTCGGCGAGGTCGTCTTCTCCGACTCCAAGACCGAAACAGAATTCCCTGCGCAGGTCACGTGAGTTCTAACAGCCTCACGTGCAGTATTAACCGTAGCGCGTGGTTTCAGTAACAAATAGGTATATACATGTTTGCGATCCACGGTCCAGAATGTGTTGTGCACACTCACTCCATCCTAATATTTAAGTCATGCTTGGAAGTGTCAATAACAACATTTTTGGGGTACGACTGTAACAGTAGGTTAGGAAGAAATTATTAGGTTAGATGATTTGGGTATTTTGGTTGATGGTAATTGTAGGGTCGGGTCGGGTCGGGTCAGGTCGAATTATGAATGAGTGTTCGAGTTTCAACCTTTCATATAATATGCATAATTGCAACAAAATGTGCAATAAAATGCGCCAAGGGTTGAGATTCGCACACTCATACTTTTGTATTCCTTCTAATACTTAATGAtaactttttattcaatatttctaacttgtaattttattttttttttattttattttttttggaatggtCGAATGCAAAATTATTTTGGGATCAATATTAGCAATGTATTTTCATTGAATGATAAATTTAATCCAATTATAAATTATAAGGTAATTGAACCAACAAAAGGAGactattaaatttaaaatattcaatattttaTATTCGGCcgaataaattataaaaataattatgaattataaatgtaacatagataaataaaatagaatagaGTGAAATAATAAGTGAgtccttaaaattttaattaaaatttattttagtcCAGATACTTTTAAATTTGTACAAGGACTTTACTTATCAATTTTgttcaattaaaattttcatctaaactaatttaatgattatgaatTACAGAGTTGAAATCAATGGAAAACCTTTGTGTTCTTGTGGTTAGCTTgtaagaaatatttatattattttataaatattcccTTATAAGTGATTCATATTTTACGTTTATTTTATGGTTCCAATAACCACATTAAGTGATAATTGAGATTATTTACATTCCACATTAAGTGCACTTGGTGGTTATTTATCCAATGAGTGCATGAATTAATAGTCTTATTAGTGTAAAGTTACAAACTCTTCATATTTGTTCTTTGATGGATGAAACTACTGAGGGAGCTCAAAAGTCATAAGAGTTATGTGAAGGGTCCCTAGTCTTGCCTATAAAAGGGCCTGTGTATTCCATCAATCTATCCCATCAAGTTTAAGGTAAAGACTAGAAGACATTTCATAAAATTATAGTTCTCTTTTCTAGAAATTGAAGTAACTCTTAGTAGTGTATTTACAAGTTAAGCACAATGGGCGGAGGTACAAATTTTTCGCTGCTCATGCTTTTAACATATTATTCTGTttgatattcttttatttggtatcagagttaagtCTCTTAGCTTATGCTTGATTAGTAGTATTGACTATTTGGAGTTGTTTTGGGTCTAAAGTTTTTTCACCCAAGAATTCCTAATCAATCTTGGAAGTCAATATAAATGTCATGGGGATTGATTTAAAATTTCAGGAGTAACCATAGCATCCCAATTAAGCAAATCAATTTAAAAGTTTGTGCCACAATATGGttattgatatttaaaaattGTAATTCAGTTATGAAGTTAGTGATCCGGCCGACCCTTTAGGGTAGTTGTTGATTTTATAATTTAGTTAGCATGAGAAAGTAAATTTATCAATGAGGTGAGGTTACCTTAATGCCCTTAGGATAATGGGTAACTCTTTGTTATAttgattaaaatttttttgtcTTACTAGTAAATTCATTCGTTTTGCAACCTTGGCCCATAAGAAGGTGAAgtttactatataaagttttaATATTTCATTTAATAGCATTAAGGTTTTACAATTTTTTCTTTAGTTAATAGTGCACAACATATTTCAATGcttgaaaataataatttttctAACTAGAAGGTTTCCCTTATGTTTACTCTTGGGTACATGGATTTCGATTATGTACTTCGAGAAGTAAAACCACCTACCCCTAAAGATGGTGATGCACAAAAAGCCTTTGATAAGCATGCATGATGGGAGCAAAACAATCATTTAAGTCTAATGCTTATAAAGTCCCGTATGGGAAAGAACAATATAAATGCAATTGGCAAGCATGAACATGTTAAAGATTTTTTGAAGGCAATTGAAGATCAGTTTGTCAGTTCTGACAAAGCTCTTGCTAGTACCCTAATTGTAGGGAAtcgaacctagaaaataaaagaaaaattaataaaagaaaggagaaatagataaaaagaaaagaaaagaaaagaaaaagaaggaaaagaggtTTGAAATAggctaaaccgtcgacggtttcaggaggCTCAggaaaaaccatcgatggttacaACTATCAAGAGCGTGTATATAGGACCACAgggccaaaccgtcaatggtttcaggAAAACTGTTGACAGTTTCTTACGGGCCAGTTTCCCTATAAATAGAAttgaactcaattttttttagaaaagttctctcttctctctctcaagctagggtttcggtttttcttttttctctctctcatccctcatgtgtctctctctcctctctcggcTTGCCGACTCACTTCCCGTGGCGAgtttgaaaagttagggtttccgTCTTCCGAGTATAATAGACatattttcaggaacaggtaaggtgaatagattatgtcagttttttattaaatttgtacCGATTAAACAAAAGTGTAAGATTTTAGGGTTAAAATAAGGGATTTTCTGAACgatttgaatggttgaaattatTAGTTTGAGTTATTAAACATGTTTTGTAAAGGATTAAAGTGAATAGGGTTGATCATCTCCATTCTCTTTTAAATATGAATTCTTAGGTTATTATAAACTGCGGAGATGATCATATCCttattttcaagaataatatATTCAAGCATATtatggtatattttttataagcaGTATATTACAGTATGGTTAACActtaaatcgtgtgacatgagattaattcttcataataaGCCTGTTGTGATTACTGTGGTGGATAAACTTATATGTTTGGGTgatgtgtggttattcgtgtatttcgcaatataacgttggcaggcctgaggagtttgaTATATTGTCCTTGATATAAATCACAATGTAATGTAGGCAAGATATGAGGaattcgttatattgtcatttatattaATGGGGTAAAACGTTgacaggcctgaggagttcgttttactaatttactatgaataggtcattgTGAAAGTGTAATAGTGGATGTCTGTTGTGAAGTACATATTGAGAATGATGAGGAGGGATGCTTAGTACATAAAGGGAACGATGGGGAAGGATGACCTGAGAGCCACGGGAAGTGAAGTGTTTGTGCATTAGCCTTTGTGGGTGTGAGTACATGTATATGAATTAAATGTATTGTGATTGTAGATGTGTTAGGGTATTACGCATAGTACGTGTATGCAAATTTTTGTGGTATGATTGATGATGTATGTGTGAGAATAGTTATGAGTGTCCTTACAGTTGTAGTTGATTAACAAACGGTTATGTTTTGTATCCACTAAaatagtcacacactgataataatctattccatcttattgagaagtgtctcaccccattatgcAACTCATTTTTCAGGACCTTTTGGTGATTGAGTTTAGCCTGCTTCAGGGCGGGGTTGGATAGTTTAGAATAGTGTGAGTGGTTGTAAGAACTTGAAGtatttaagtttatgttttaaattcctgGTTATGTAATGTGGTTGA
It encodes the following:
- the LOC131162065 gene encoding transcription repressor OFP8-like, yielding MSTGGRKFRLSNVSVSLGCRCRRSKLSDIFQPKPKSKNPSLQNPHLYRSSSSSWYKSSLSTDDEDDTTPADGDGGGGGAARSLKSDSWSQCSDAEPYGKAGSRAVKGFGRVGGESLAVEKESDDPYLDFRQSMLQMILEKEIYSKEDLRELLNCFLQLNSPYYHGIIVRAFTEIWNGVFSARSSSPTPRPKQNSLRRSREF